The stretch of DNA CGTGACTGACGGCCGTATCCTCGATCGTGTCGTGCAGGTAGGCCGCGGCGATCACTTCGGCGTCCGGTGCGGCATCGGCGGTGGCCACGTAGGCGGCGACCTCGGCGAGGTGGTTCATGTAGGGATCGTGGTCGGCCCCCTTGCGATGCTGGTCCTTGTGGTGGACGGCCGCGAAATGAACGGCGCGCGTGATCAGGAGGGCGTCGTTGGGCATGGTCTCGCCTCGCGTGCTAGCGTGGTCTCAACGTCAATCAGGATACTCTGTTCCGGCATGTGCCCGACCTGCAGGCCGCCTCCGCCGTCGCGCCGCGGTCCCCAGGTCCTCGCGGCCCGGGGGCTGATCCGGCTCTACCGCTACACGCTCTCGGCCTTCATGGGCCGGACGTGCCGCTACCTGCCGACCTGCTCCGAGTATACCGAAGAGGCGATCGCCCGCCATGGGCTGTGGGCCGGCGGGTGGATCGGGCTCGCCCGGATTCTCCGCTGCAATCCTTGGGGAGCCTCGGGAATCGACCCGGTTCCGGCCGAATTGCCTCCCCGGGCGCGCTGGTATATGCCCTGGCGCTACGGCCGGTGGACCGGCCGCCACATCGTCGACAGGCTCTGAGCCCTCGGCCTTGATCCATCCCCCATGGCTTACCCGGGTCGGTATCCGGGAGTGAGCAGGAGACGCAGACATGATCCAGATCACGTTCCCGGACGGCGCGCACCGCAATTTCGAGGCCGGCGTCACGGGCCTGGCGGTCGCCGAGTCGATCGCCAAGTCGCTCGCCAAGAAGGCCGTCGCCATGAAGCTCGACGGCCGGCTGACCGACCTGCGCGATCCGATCATGAGCGACGCGCGGATCCAATTCCTGACCCGGGAGGATCCCGAGGCGCTGGAGCTGATCCGCCACGACTGCGCGCACGTGATGGCAGAGGCCGTCCAGGACCTCTATCCCGGCACGCAGGTCACGATCGGGCCCGTCATCGAGAACGGCTTCTATTACGACTTCTACCGGCCGGGGCAGCCCTTCACCCTGGAGGAGCTCGGCCGCATCGAACAGAAGATGCGCGAGATCATCGCCCGGAACCGGCCCTTCACCAAGGAGGTCTGGAGCCGCGACAAGGCGCGCGACGTCTTCCAGTCGAAGGGCGAGGGGTT from Prosthecomicrobium sp. N25 encodes:
- the yidD gene encoding membrane protein insertion efficiency factor YidD yields the protein MCPTCRPPPPSRRGPQVLAARGLIRLYRYTLSAFMGRTCRYLPTCSEYTEEAIARHGLWAGGWIGLARILRCNPWGASGIDPVPAELPPRARWYMPWRYGRWTGRHIVDRL